Proteins encoded in a region of the Onthophagus taurus isolate NC chromosome 10, IU_Otau_3.0, whole genome shotgun sequence genome:
- the LOC111423295 gene encoding venom acid phosphatase Acph-1-like has translation MSDKKGSLVLLHVIFRHGNRTPDAGLYFPKQIPVNPDDYQPYGLGQLTDDGKKKMIKLGRNLKERYKHLLTESIKLENIDPWSSNVQRTRNSLILILKELIHDDNIEEKRLNFIEIHRDNMFLSSITSIYRNELLKNTKNSIKINNLLKKHDKFLNFLKTHTGIETNSTYGLYRVHDLLITQKYLGISQPNWTREINWDDFNYLVSKHYSETMVETVELQNYLSGRMLEKIINDTNEKITKGNEKILHIYSGHDVNIAGMLGILNLSYDHIPQYGSCIIFEVYENREIKIFYCEEPEMEFELKLCLNLKELGSFLNKNFLL, from the exons ATGTCCGATAAAAAAGGATCTTTAGTGTTGCTTCACGtg atatttagaCATGGAAATAGAACTCCCGATGCTGGACTTTATTTTCCAAAGCAAATCCCGGTTAATCCCGATGATTATCAACCTTATGGACTAGGACAGTTAACAGAT gatggtaaaaaaaaaatgattaaattaggtagaaatttaaaagagaGATACAAACATTTATTAACCGAATCGATAAAACTAGAAAATATTGACCCGTGGAGTTCAAACGTACAAAGAACTAGAAATTCTTTAatcttaatattaaaagaactaaTTCACGACGATAACATAGAAgagaaaagattaaatttcaTAGAAATCCATCGAGATAATATGTTTTTATCATCAATTACAAGTATTTATAGAAatgagttattaaaaaacacaaaaaactcaatcaaaattaataatcttttaaaaaaacacgacaaatttttaaattttttaaaaacacacACCGGGATTGAAACAAACTCAACTTATGGGTTATATAGAGTCCATGATCTTTTAATAACACAA aaatatttaggAATATCCCAACCAAACTGGACGAGGGAAATAAATTGGGACGATTTCAATTATTTAGTTTCAAAACATTACTCGGAAACGATGGTTGAAACTGTGGAattgcaaaattatttatccGGTAGAATGTTGGAGAAGATAATTAACGATACAAACGAAAAAATTACGAAGGGAAACGAGAAAATCCTACATATTTATAGCGGACATGACGTAAATATTGCAGGGATGTTGGGAATTTTAAATCTATCTTATGATCACATCCCTCAATACGGTTCATGTATCATTTTTGAGGTGTATGAAAATCGCGAAATAAAG ATTTTTTATTGCGAAGAGCCAGAAATGGAATTTGagttaaaattatgtttaaatttaaaagaacttgggtcgtttttaaataaaaattttttactttaa
- the LOC139431499 gene encoding KRAB-A domain-containing protein 2-like: MCNTKKSQQQRNIVVRPITTKDFNLRSQIDLIDFQSTPCRGYKWLMNYQDHATKFCLLRPLTTKRAAEVAMELLKIFLDFGAPHILQSDNGREFTVDVVKELSGMWADCKLVHGRPRHPQSQESIERCNQDVENMLRSWMDDNKSTDWVIGCRFVQWQKNSSKHRIIGRSPYTALFGTEPKIGLNSTNIPQAILEKVFSEEDLEKLRNDEYKGKVGENQDEKGYLNETPFVSIISIVKKHTNVKNERQKK, translated from the coding sequence ATGTGTAATACGAAGAAATCTCAACAACAACGTAATATTGTGGTAAGACCAATCACAACAAAAGATTTTAATCTTCGCAGTCAAATTGATTTGATCGACTTTCAATCAACTCCATGTCGAGGATATAAATGGTTAATGAATTATCAAGATCATGCAACTAAATTTTGTCTTCTGCGACCTTTAACAACAAAGCGTGCTGCTGAAGTTGCAATGGAACTGCTGAagatatttttggattttggCGCACCGCACATTCTACAAAGCGACAACGGACGTGAATTTACAGTTGATGTGGTTAAAGAACTTTCTGGTATGTGGGCTGATTGTAAACTAGTACATGGAAGACCTCGACATCCGCAATCACAGGAAAGCATAGAGCGCTGCAACCAGgatgttgaaaatatgttaCGTTCGTGGATGGATGACAATAAGAGTACAGATTGGGTGATAGGATGCCGCTTCGTTCAGTGGCAAAAAAACTCGTCAAAGCACAGGATCATAGGGCGCAGTCCATATACAGCCCTTTTTGGAACGGAACCAAAGATAGGACTAAATTCAACTAACATTCCACAGGCAATacttgaaaaagtttttagtgAAGAAGATTTGgaaaagttaagaaatgaCGAATATAAGGGAAAAGTTGGAGAAAATCAAGATGAAAAGGGATATTTGAATGAAACACCTTTTGTTTCAATCATTTCAATCGTCAAAAAGCACACGAATGTCAAAAACGAGCGTCagaaaaaatga